The genome window AGCTTCCCGCCAAGATGTATATCGACGCGATCCGTGCGACGCCGCTGCTGGCACAGCTTTACTTTCTCTATTTCGGCCTGCCCCGACTGGGCGTGGTGTTGCCGGAGCTCTTCGTCGGCATTCTGGCACTGTCCCTGAACAGCGGCGCCTACATTGCCGAGATCATCCGTGCCGGCATCCTGTCGATCTCGCGCGGACAGGTAGAGGCTGGCGTGGCTTCAGGTATGACCTATGCCCAGCGTATGCGTCTTGTGATCTTGCCGCAGGCCATCCGGGTAACCATTCCACCCCTCCTCGGCCAGGCCATCGTTCTGGTGAAGGACTCCGCATTGCTCTCACTGATTTCCGTTTCGGAACTGACACGAGCCGGTCAGCTTCTTGCCTCCGACCGCTTCATGCCCGCTGAGGGTTTCATTACGACTGCCGCGTGCTATCTCGTGCTCTATTACGGATTGAAGTTACTGGCGGTTCTGTCGGCAAGCTGGCTCGGCGTGCGACCGATCGGGAGCCGCACATGATCTGGTTCCAGCTCCAAAGCCTGATCGGCAGCTACCCTCTGGCATTGCGCGGTCTTGGCATGACTGTTGCCCTGTCCGGGATAAGCCTTGTGCTCGGTACCTTGATCGGGTTCACACTCGGCGTCTTAAGAACGAGCCGCAACCGGTTGATCAGTAGGGTCATCGGGGTCTGGATCGATCTCATCCGGGGAACACCGTTCCTCGTCCAGATATTTCTTATCTTCTTTATCCTGCCGGAATTAGGTGTGGAACTTGACGCATTCACGGCTGGCATCATCGCGCTGACCAATCTCGCCGCCTGCTTCATTTGCGAAATCGTTGCCGCCGGCATCCGTTCCGTGCCGACGGGTCAGGTCGAGGCGGCGCTCGCGTCCGGCCTGTCACAGTGGCAACGGATGCGGCAGGTGGTATTGCCGCAAGCGATGCGGGTTTCCCTGCCGCCGCTCGTTGGGCAATACGTTCTCCTCATCAAGGATTCGTCCGTCGTCTCCGCTATTGGCCTGACGGACCTTACCCGTGTCGGCTGGCTCGTGGTTCAGCGCGTACCCAACGGGCTGCTCGTGTTCGCCATTGTCGGCATCGGCTATTTCGCCGTGTGCTATCCGCTCATCCTGCTCGCCCGCCGGCTGGAGAGACGCATGAATGCTGCCCACGGCGAGGTGCAACTGTGAAGTATTCGAACTCCACCAATGAAGGCAGCCTGATATGATCGAATTTCGCGGCGTCAACAAATGGTTCGGAGCGCTCCACGTTCTCAAGGACATTACGCTCAGCGTCGAGCCGCGTGAGGTCGTTGTCGTATGCGGGCCGAGCGGTTCGGGTAAGAGCACCCTCATCCGCTGCATCAATGGTCTTGAGACGATCAAGGACGGCAGTCTTGTGGTCGATGGACAGCGTTTGGGTGATCGCGCCACCAACATGACCGAATTGCGCACGGAGATTGGCTTCGTTTTCCAGTCCTTCAATCTCTACCCGCATAAGACAGCGCTCGAAAACGTCACGCTCGCGCCGATCCATGTTCGGAAAATTCCACGCCCTGAAGCCGAATCTGCAGGACGCGAAATGCTGGCGAAAGTCGGACTGGCCGAGAAATTCAATGCCTATCCTGCCGAACTTTCCGGCGGTCAGCAGCAGCGGGTCGCCATTGCCCGCTGCCTCTGCATGCGCCCAAAAATCATGCTGTTCGACGAGCCCACTTCGGCACTCGATCCTGAGATGATCAGCGAGGTACTCGACGTGATGGTAGGAGTGGCCGAAGAAGGCATGACCATGATGGTGGTGACACATGAGATGGGTTTTGCCCGTAAAGTTGCACAGCGGGTCGTATTCATGGATGAAGGCGCGGTTGTTGAAACCGGGACACCCGAAGAGTTTTTCTCCGACCCTAAAACTCATCGAAGCCGCGCCTTCCTGAGCAAAATCCTACGTCACTGATCGGTCGAAGCATCAGGAGATAGTCGAAGCATCAGGAGATATATGTGGCACAGCGTTTTCAATCGCTTCGCCCCTATCAGCGATCACCCGCCTCACGGCAACCCATAAGCGAGCGCGAATGAGCTATATCGATACTTTCTACCGGCGAACCATCGACGACAATTGCGCCTTTCCAGTATTGTCAGATATTGCGGAATGCGACACCTGCGTCATCGGAGGTGGCCTCGCAGGCATAACGACAGCTCTGCAATTGCTACGCGCGGGCCAGGCAGTCGTTATACTGGAAGCCGAACGCATCGGCTGGGGCGCTTCCGGACGCAATGGCGGTTTTGTCAGTCCGGGTTATGCCAAGGACGCCGATGCGATCGAGCGTGCCGTGGGCGCTGACCACGCCCGCAAACTGCACGCCCTGTCGATCGAAGGCATGAAATTTGTGCGCGATACAATCGGTGAATTGGACATTGTCGCCGCAGCACCCACGCACGGAATTATGCGCGTAGTTCGTTACGAGAACAGCCAAACTCTTCTCGCGCGTGCTGACTATCTCCAGCGCGAATTCGATTATTCTGTCGAGTACATGAGCCGGGACCAAGTGCAGGATGTCCTTCGCTCGAAACGCTATTTTCAGGCGCTACGCGATCCGCAGGCGTTTCACATACATCCGCTCAATTA of Phyllobacterium zundukense contains these proteins:
- a CDS encoding amino acid ABC transporter permease, with the protein product MLENFSFRTIVEYLPLFGEGFVATLWLSIVSFAGALAVGIILCAMNLQRSQVLKLPAKMYIDAIRATPLLAQLYFLYFGLPRLGVVLPELFVGILALSLNSGAYIAEIIRAGILSISRGQVEAGVASGMTYAQRMRLVILPQAIRVTIPPLLGQAIVLVKDSALLSLISVSELTRAGQLLASDRFMPAEGFITTAACYLVLYYGLKLLAVLSASWLGVRPIGSRT
- a CDS encoding amino acid ABC transporter permease, encoding MIWFQLQSLIGSYPLALRGLGMTVALSGISLVLGTLIGFTLGVLRTSRNRLISRVIGVWIDLIRGTPFLVQIFLIFFILPELGVELDAFTAGIIALTNLAACFICEIVAAGIRSVPTGQVEAALASGLSQWQRMRQVVLPQAMRVSLPPLVGQYVLLIKDSSVVSAIGLTDLTRVGWLVVQRVPNGLLVFAIVGIGYFAVCYPLILLARRLERRMNAAHGEVQL
- a CDS encoding amino acid ABC transporter ATP-binding protein, whose translation is MIEFRGVNKWFGALHVLKDITLSVEPREVVVVCGPSGSGKSTLIRCINGLETIKDGSLVVDGQRLGDRATNMTELRTEIGFVFQSFNLYPHKTALENVTLAPIHVRKIPRPEAESAGREMLAKVGLAEKFNAYPAELSGGQQQRVAIARCLCMRPKIMLFDEPTSALDPEMISEVLDVMVGVAEEGMTMMVVTHEMGFARKVAQRVVFMDEGAVVETGTPEEFFSDPKTHRSRAFLSKILRH